Proteins from one Elgaria multicarinata webbii isolate HBS135686 ecotype San Diego chromosome 3, rElgMul1.1.pri, whole genome shotgun sequence genomic window:
- the CALR gene encoding calreticulin: MGPVLVFCSLLALASAGPSQYFREEFGDGDAWTSRWVESKHKPDYGKVILTAGKFYGDADKDKGLQTSQDARFYAISASFDSFSNKDKTLVVQFTVKHEQNIDCGGGYVKLFPSSLNQEDMHGDSEYNIMFGPDICGPGTKKVHVIFNYKGKNVLINKDIRCKDDEFTHLYTLIVRPDNTYEVKIDNNKVESGSLEDDWDFLPPKKIKDPDAKKPEDWDERAKIDDPEDTKPEDWDKPEHIPDPDAKKPEDWDEEMDGEWEPPVIQNPEYKGEWKPRQIDNPDYKGKWIHPEIDNPEYTPEPNLYSYENFGIIGLDLWQVKSGTIFDNFLITDDEKFAEEVGNETWGATKDAEKKMKEQQDEEQRKKQEEEDKKKKEEEGEDEPEGEDNEEEEDEEEEEEEKEEEEETEGPLKDEL, from the exons atggGTCCCGTCTTAGTCTTCTGCTCCTTGCTGGCTCTGGCGTCGGCTGGGCCTTCCCAGTACTTCAGGGAGGAGTTCGGGGATGGAG aTGCCTGGACAAGCCGTTGGGTAGAGTCAAAGCACAAACCCGACTATGGGAAAGTCATACTGACGGCTGGCAAATTCTATGGCGATGCAGACAAGGACAAAG GACTTCAGACAAGCCAGGATGCTCGTTTCTATGCTATCTCCGCTAGCTTTGATTCCTTCAGCAACAAGGACAAGACCCTGGTGGTGCAGTTCACAGtgaaacatgagcaaaacattgaCTGCGGAGGTGGCTATGTGAAGCTCTTCCCCTCAAGCCTGAACCAAGAAGACATGCATGGGGACTCTGAATACAACATCATGTTTG GTCCCGATATCTGTGGCCCTGGTACCAAGAAAGTTCATGTGATATTCAACTACAAAGGCAAAAATGTCTTGATCAATAAAGACATCCGTTGTAAG GATGACGAGTTCACCCATCTCTATACCCTCATTGTCCGCCCTGATAACACATATGAGGTGAAGATTGACAACAACAAAGTGGAGTCTGGCAGCTTGGAGGATGATTGGGATTTCCTGCCTCCCAAGAAAATTAAGGATCCAGATGCAAAGAAACCGGAGGACTGGGACGAAAGGGCAAAGATAGATGATCCTGAAGATACAAAACCAGAG GACTGGGATAAACCAGAGCATATTCCTGATCCCGATGCCAAGAAGCCTGAGGACTGGGATGAAGAAATGGATGGAGAGTGGGAACCACCGGTAATTCAGAATCCAGAATacaag GGGGAGTGGAAACCTCGTCAGATTGATAACCCTGACTACAAAGGGAAATGGATTCATCCTGAGATCGATAATCCTGAATACACACCTGAACCCAACCTGTACTCCTATGAGAACTTTGGTATCATTGGCTTGGACTTATGGCAG gTCAAGTCTGGCACAATTTTTGACAACTTTTTGATCACTGATGATGAGAAATTTGCTGAAGAAGTTGGCAATGAAACCTGGGGTGCCACTAAG GAtgctgaaaagaaaatgaaagagcaGCAGGATGAGGAGCAGCgaaagaagcaggaagaggaagacaagaagaagaaagaggaggagggagaagatgaACCTGAGGGTGAagataatgaggaggaggaagatgaagaggaggaggaggaagaaaaggaggaggaggaggaaacagagggCCCGTTGAAGGATGAGCTGTGA